The Leucobacter rhizosphaerae genome includes a region encoding these proteins:
- a CDS encoding heme/hemin ABC transporter substrate-binding protein, with protein MLTAVIAGTLAVALTGCALIMGEAPEIADRDAAAASSPRFFEGHDTALLPSDDIDPITTDPNPQLPVTFTGLDDVTVEITDTSRILALDGTGSLASVVFGLGFGPQVVGRDLTTGFESAKDLPLVMDNHTLNAESILELNPTLILTDYTVGPYDVQMQMRNAGIPIVFFEGAENLEDIPRLITDVATALGVPELGEDYVVDFQNRLDDTLARIQAVAPEEAADKVRMVFLYMRGRAGVYYMYGNNPDGSTGIAGVLIEALGGVDVAGEEEWVSGSLTAEGLMRLEPDLMLMLTLGLESVGGVDGLLEVPGVAQTPAGERSRVVDMSDYEMFTWGPRTPEVLTALAESIYHVDLASVELS; from the coding sequence GTGCTGACCGCGGTGATCGCGGGGACCCTCGCGGTGGCCCTCACCGGCTGCGCGCTCATCATGGGGGAAGCGCCCGAGATCGCCGACCGCGACGCGGCGGCTGCCTCCAGCCCTCGATTCTTCGAGGGGCACGACACCGCGCTGCTGCCGTCCGACGACATCGATCCGATCACCACGGACCCGAACCCGCAGCTGCCCGTCACGTTCACGGGGCTCGACGACGTGACCGTCGAGATCACCGACACCAGCCGCATTCTCGCGCTCGACGGTACGGGGAGTCTCGCGTCCGTCGTGTTCGGACTGGGCTTCGGACCGCAGGTGGTCGGGCGCGATCTCACCACCGGGTTCGAGTCGGCCAAGGATCTGCCGCTCGTGATGGACAACCACACGCTGAACGCCGAGTCGATCCTCGAGCTCAACCCCACGCTGATCCTCACCGACTACACGGTCGGCCCCTACGACGTGCAGATGCAGATGCGCAACGCGGGCATCCCGATCGTGTTCTTCGAGGGCGCGGAGAATCTCGAGGACATCCCGCGGCTCATCACCGATGTCGCCACCGCACTCGGGGTGCCCGAGCTGGGCGAGGACTACGTCGTCGACTTCCAGAACCGCCTCGACGACACGCTCGCCCGCATCCAGGCCGTCGCCCCCGAGGAGGCCGCGGACAAGGTGCGCATGGTCTTCCTCTACATGCGCGGCCGGGCCGGGGTGTACTACATGTACGGTAACAACCCCGACGGGTCGACCGGGATCGCCGGGGTGCTCATCGAAGCGCTCGGCGGGGTCGACGTCGCGGGTGAGGAGGAGTGGGTCAGCGGCTCGCTCACCGCCGAGGGGCTGATGCGGCTCGAACCGGATCTCATGCTCATGCTGACCCTGGGCCTCGAGTCGGTCGGGGGCGTCGACGGACTTCTCGAGGTGCCCGGTGTCGCGCAGACCCCGGCGGGGGAGCGCAGCCGCGTCGTCGACATGAGCGACTACGAGATGTTCACCTGGGGCCCGCGGACCCCCGAGGTGCTCACCGCGCTGGCCGAGTCGATCTACCACGTCGACCTCGCATCGGTGGAGCTGTCGTGA
- a CDS encoding FecCD family ABC transporter permease — translation MSRTVPDLAPGAPETGGIPLRMAASVPHDELPRVLHYDADPASLPKPKKRKVTLLFLVLGIGLVVVTLLSAALGQMQIPIVEVIGSLCRRVGLECGAAASHQNADAALWEVRFPRVVLAVFVGASLAAAGAIMQGVFGNPLADPGVIGVSSGAAVGASLMIITGLAAGSSFAIPIGAFVTGVATALLIYAISRSRGRTQVITLILTGIAVNAFCGAALALMTFAATTNQREQIVFWQMGSLAGALWESVYTVLPLLIVGLLFAVLIAGKLDLLSLGDDAARHLGLNIERLRIGAILVVALLTAAAVAFAGIIGFVGLVVPHLVRMLVGPGHRVLVPASALGGAVLLVVADTFARTAVPYAELPLGMLTALIGGPFFFFLLKSSRTRNGGWL, via the coding sequence GTGAGCCGCACGGTCCCCGACCTCGCCCCCGGAGCGCCCGAGACGGGCGGGATCCCGCTCCGCATGGCGGCATCGGTGCCGCACGACGAGCTCCCGCGGGTGCTGCACTACGACGCGGATCCGGCCTCCCTCCCGAAGCCGAAGAAGCGCAAGGTCACCCTCCTGTTCCTCGTGCTCGGGATCGGACTCGTCGTCGTGACGCTGCTCTCGGCCGCCCTCGGCCAGATGCAGATCCCCATCGTCGAGGTCATCGGCTCGCTCTGCCGCCGGGTCGGGCTCGAGTGCGGCGCCGCGGCGTCGCACCAGAATGCGGACGCCGCCCTCTGGGAGGTACGCTTCCCGCGGGTGGTGCTCGCCGTGTTCGTGGGGGCGTCGCTCGCCGCTGCGGGCGCGATCATGCAGGGCGTCTTCGGCAACCCGCTCGCGGATCCCGGCGTCATCGGCGTCTCCTCGGGCGCCGCCGTCGGCGCGAGCCTCATGATCATCACCGGCCTCGCCGCCGGCAGCAGCTTCGCGATCCCGATCGGGGCCTTCGTCACGGGCGTCGCGACCGCGCTGCTCATCTACGCCATCTCCCGCTCGCGCGGGCGCACCCAGGTGATCACGCTCATCCTCACGGGCATCGCGGTCAACGCGTTCTGCGGCGCCGCGCTCGCCCTCATGACCTTCGCCGCCACCACCAACCAGCGCGAGCAGATCGTGTTCTGGCAGATGGGCAGCCTTGCCGGTGCGCTCTGGGAGTCGGTGTACACGGTGCTCCCGCTGCTCATCGTCGGCCTGCTCTTCGCCGTGCTCATCGCCGGCAAGCTCGACCTGCTCAGCCTCGGCGACGACGCGGCGCGGCACCTGGGCCTCAACATCGAGCGGCTCCGGATCGGCGCGATCCTCGTCGTGGCCCTGCTCACGGCCGCCGCGGTCGCGTTCGCCGGGATCATCGGCTTCGTCGGCCTCGTCGTGCCGCACCTGGTGCGCATGCTCGTCGGCCCGGGGCACCGCGTGCTGGTGCCCGCGAGCGCCCTCGGCGGCGCCGTGCTGCTCGTCGTCGCCGACACGTTCGCCCGCACGGCCGTGCCCTACGCGGAGCTGCCGCTCGGCATGCTCACGGCGCTCATCGGCGGACCGTTCTTCTTCTTCCTGCTCAAGAGCAGCCGCACCCGCAACGGGGGCTGGCTGTGA
- a CDS encoding heme ABC transporter ATP-binding protein, with protein sequence MSRVIGRPREAAVPVRSEFGAAVVTAHGVSVSLGGTQIVSGVDFTVRAGEMLAIIGPNGAGKSTLLGALAGDHAYGGSIMLDGREVSAWSTRELALRRSVLRQSNTLSFPFNVVDVVKMGRAPWRSITTVAEDDRIIAQELLRSDTFRFAERAFTSLSGGEGARVSLARAMTQRTGVLLLDEPTAALDINYQEQVLAVARHYARQGNGVVVVLHDLAAAAAYADRVLLLAEGGMRAFGTPREVLTAQALSEVYGHPVRVLEDTDGTLMIVPVRFADEAPAPPSVPHDPHHHPDTEETT encoded by the coding sequence GTGAGCCGCGTGATCGGGCGCCCGCGCGAGGCGGCCGTGCCGGTCCGCTCCGAGTTCGGCGCCGCGGTGGTCACCGCGCATGGCGTCTCCGTCTCCCTCGGCGGCACCCAGATCGTCTCGGGGGTCGACTTCACCGTGCGCGCGGGGGAGATGCTCGCGATCATCGGCCCGAACGGCGCCGGCAAGTCGACGCTGCTCGGAGCGCTCGCCGGTGACCACGCCTACGGCGGGTCGATCATGCTCGACGGCCGCGAGGTCTCCGCGTGGTCGACGCGGGAGCTCGCCCTCCGGCGCTCGGTGCTGCGGCAGAGCAACACCCTGAGCTTCCCGTTCAACGTCGTGGACGTGGTGAAGATGGGGCGCGCACCCTGGCGCTCGATCACGACCGTCGCCGAGGACGACCGGATCATCGCGCAGGAGCTGCTGCGGAGCGACACCTTCCGCTTCGCCGAGCGCGCGTTCACGTCGCTCTCGGGCGGTGAGGGGGCGCGGGTCTCGCTCGCGCGCGCCATGACCCAGCGGACCGGCGTGCTGCTGCTCGACGAGCCGACGGCGGCGCTCGACATCAACTACCAGGAGCAGGTGCTCGCGGTCGCCCGGCACTACGCGCGACAGGGCAACGGCGTCGTGGTCGTGCTGCACGACCTCGCGGCGGCGGCGGCATACGCGGATCGGGTGCTGCTGCTCGCGGAGGGCGGCATGCGCGCGTTCGGCACCCCGCGGGAGGTGCTCACCGCGCAGGCGCTGAGCGAGGTGTACGGGCACCCGGTGCGGGTGCTCGAGGACACGGACGGCACGCTCATGATCGTGCCCGTCCGATTCGCCGATGAGGCTCCCGCTCCGCCATCGGTACCCCACGACCCGCATCACCACCCCGACACAGAGGAGACCACATGA